The region GATGACTCGGCCCGGTTGCCGATGCGACCTTTCAATGATGCGCTGGTGCTCGCAAACGACGTGCCCTTCGGCAACGATAACAAGCCTTTCGGGGTAGATATGCAGGCTGACGGGCTGGTTCGCAAAACTGGCAGGCACGGAGTAGCAATTACGATCAAACGTGATGAGGCAGGTTGGGGACACCCGCTTGCGTTGCTCGACATAGCCGTCGAATGCCGTGGGCAATGGCATCAACGAGGACTTCTCGGCTTCCCAGACGTCCGCGATGCTGCCGGGCAAGGCGCCATGTGTGGTCTCGGCCCACAGCGCCTTGCACCGTTCTTCCAGCCAGCGGTTCAGCGCATCGAGATCCGAGAAAGTGGGCATCACCTGCCACATCCGGCTGCGCGCATCGCGGACGTTCTTCTCGACCTGGCCCTTCTCCCATCCTGCAGCCGGATTGCAGAAGCCGGGTTCGAACACGTAGTGGCTGGTCATCGCCATGAAGCGCGCATTCACGTCGCGCTTCTTGCCGACGCCCACGCGGTCGACAGCAGTCCTCATGTTATCGTAGATCCCACGACCCGGCACGCCTTCGAAGACCCTGAACGCGTGCCAGTGCGCGTCGAACAGCATCTCATGTGTCTGCAGCAAATACGCCCTGACCAAGAACGCGCGGCTGTGCGACAGCTTGATGTGTGCGACCTGCAGCTTGGTCCGTTCACCCCCGATGATCGCGTAGTCTTCGCTCCAATCGAATTGGAAAGCCTCGCCCGGCTTGAACACCAGAGGCACGAATGTCCCGCGATCCGTCGTGTTCTGCGCGCGCTGCCGGTCCGATTTCCAGGCTCGGACAAAGGCCGAGACCCGCTCGTAGGACCCGTCGAACCCCAGCTGAACCAGATCCGCGTGCATCTGCTTCGCCGTCCGTCGCTCCTTGCGCGATTTGCGCTGTTCGGACAGCAACCAGCCCGATAGCTTCTCCGCGTACGGGTCAAGCTTGCTCGGCCTCGATGGCGCTTTGAACTTGGGCTCCACGATCCCCGCGCGCAGGTAACGCCTGATTGTATTGCGCGACAAACCAGTCCGCCGCGAAATCTCGCGGATGGGCAATTTATCCCGAAGTGCCCAACGTCGAATGACGCTCAAAATATCCATGTCGATCACTCCAATGACCCCCGACAAATCCCGTCAGGGGAGGGGTTCCACATGGGTCAATTCTCAGTGACATTTTCTATCGTGGCTGGGTCAGTTCTCAGTGACATCCAA is a window of Ponticoccus alexandrii DNA encoding:
- the istA gene encoding IS21 family transposase, with the translated sequence MDILSVIRRWALRDKLPIREISRRTGLSRNTIRRYLRAGIVEPKFKAPSRPSKLDPYAEKLSGWLLSEQRKSRKERRTAKQMHADLVQLGFDGSYERVSAFVRAWKSDRQRAQNTTDRGTFVPLVFKPGEAFQFDWSEDYAIIGGERTKLQVAHIKLSHSRAFLVRAYLLQTHEMLFDAHWHAFRVFEGVPGRGIYDNMRTAVDRVGVGKKRDVNARFMAMTSHYVFEPGFCNPAAGWEKGQVEKNVRDARSRMWQVMPTFSDLDALNRWLEERCKALWAETTHGALPGSIADVWEAEKSSLMPLPTAFDGYVEQRKRVSPTCLITFDRNCYSVPASFANQPVSLHIYPERLVIVAEGHVVCEHQRIIERSHRQPGRVIYDWHHYLAVVQRKPGALRNGAPFIEMPEAFRQLQDKLLRKPGGDREMVEILSLVLHHDEQVVLCAVNMALQAGVPTKTHVLNLLHRLVDGTPTDQPDVTPPSRLVLTKEPEANVARYDGLRTSGGKRHAS